Proteins found in one Brachyspira murdochii DSM 12563 genomic segment:
- a CDS encoding sugar nucleotide-binding protein — protein MKKILILGGTGMLGNTVVRHFINNKNYDVHFTYRNEKVAFDNFDKNKGIKFDSLTDNINNLNKDFNYVINCIGIIKPFMFNNMRDSIFINSIFPWNAANWCKEKNIKFIHITTDCVFDGLKGKYNELDEHNALDEYGKSKSLGEPRGKCMILRTSIIGEEIHKNASLICWAKSQKGKSVNGFLNHFWNGITTKQYATICEQIIENNLYEEDLFHIHSKDIVSKYQMLEYFNEKYDLNLKIKPYITNPICDRSLSSIKELCCKLDIPTVKEQINNLE, from the coding sequence ATGAAAAAGATTTTAATATTAGGCGGAACTGGAATGCTTGGCAATACCGTTGTTAGGCATTTCATTAACAACAAAAATTATGATGTTCATTTTACATATAGAAATGAAAAAGTAGCTTTTGATAATTTTGATAAAAATAAAGGTATCAAATTTGACTCTCTTACTGATAATATAAATAATTTAAACAAAGATTTTAATTATGTTATCAATTGTATCGGTATTATAAAACCTTTTATGTTTAATAATATGAGAGATTCTATTTTCATAAATTCAATTTTTCCATGGAATGCTGCTAATTGGTGTAAAGAAAAGAATATTAAATTTATTCATATAACTACAGACTGTGTATTTGATGGACTTAAAGGTAAATACAATGAACTTGATGAACATAATGCATTAGATGAATATGGAAAATCTAAATCTCTGGGTGAACCTAGAGGGAAATGCATGATATTGCGTACAAGTATAATAGGTGAAGAAATACATAAAAATGCTAGTTTAATTTGTTGGGCTAAATCACAAAAAGGTAAGTCTGTAAACGGATTTTTAAATCATTTTTGGAATGGTATTACAACAAAACAATATGCCACAATTTGTGAACAAATAATAGAAAATAATCTATATGAAGAAGATTTATTTCATATACATTCTAAAGATATAGTAAGCAAATATCAAATGTTAGAATATTTTAATGAAAAATATGATTTAAATCTCAAAATAAAACCATATATAACTAATCCTATATGTGATAGAAGTTTATCATCTATTAAGGAATTATGCTGTAAATTAGATATACCTACAGTAAAAGAACAAATAAATAATTTGGAGTAA
- a CDS encoding polysaccharide biosynthesis protein: MFKDKILLITGGTGSFGNKMLRYFINNTDIKEVRVFSRDEEKQDRMRTELKDDRIKYYIGNVRDYKSINEALRNVDFVFHAAALKQVPSCEFYPIQAVHTNIIGSSNVIDACIENKVKKLVMLSTDKAVYPINAMGMTKAIMEKLMISKSRNLPNDGNTTLCATRYGNVMASRGSVIPLFIKQCKENKPITVTDPNMTRFLMSLDESVDLVLFAFNNAVNGDIFVQKASACTIMDLALAIKEIFNPNVEIKIIGTRHGEKTYETLINKEDMIKAVDMGNFYKIPADNRDLNYDKYFIDGNTEISSKEEYNSDNTTRLNKEQVKEKLLALDYVQSEL, translated from the coding sequence ATGTTTAAAGATAAAATTTTATTAATAACCGGCGGTACTGGATCTTTTGGTAATAAAATGCTTAGATACTTTATAAACAATACTGATATAAAAGAAGTAAGAGTATTTTCTAGAGATGAAGAAAAACAGGATAGAATGCGTACTGAATTAAAAGATGATAGAATAAAATATTATATTGGTAATGTTAGAGATTATAAAAGCATAAATGAAGCTTTAAGAAATGTAGATTTTGTATTCCATGCTGCAGCGTTGAAGCAAGTACCTTCTTGTGAATTTTATCCTATACAAGCGGTGCATACTAATATAATTGGTTCAAGTAATGTAATAGATGCATGCATAGAAAATAAAGTAAAAAAACTTGTTATGTTATCGACCGACAAAGCCGTTTATCCTATTAATGCTATGGGTATGACAAAAGCTATTATGGAAAAATTAATGATTTCAAAGTCTAGAAATTTACCAAATGATGGTAATACCACTTTATGTGCTACTAGATATGGAAATGTTATGGCTTCAAGGGGGTCTGTTATTCCATTATTTATAAAACAGTGTAAAGAAAATAAACCAATAACTGTAACAGATCCTAATATGACTAGATTTTTAATGTCATTAGATGAATCAGTAGACTTAGTATTATTTGCTTTCAATAATGCTGTAAATGGAGATATTTTTGTTCAAAAAGCATCAGCATGCACTATTATGGATTTGGCATTAGCAATTAAGGAAATATTTAATCCTAATGTAGAAATAAAAATAATAGGTACAAGACATGGCGAAAAAACTTATGAAACTTTAATAAATAAAGAAGATATGATTAAAGCTGTTGATATGGGTAATTTCTATAAAATACCTGCCGATAATAGGGATTTAAATTATGATAAATACTTTATAGATGGTAATACAGAAATATCATCAAAAGAAGAATATAACTCAGATAATACCACTCGTTTAAATAAAGAACAAGTAAAAGAAAAGCTTTTGGCATTAGATTATGTACAAAGTGAGCTTTAA